The following proteins are encoded in a genomic region of Catharus ustulatus isolate bCatUst1 chromosome 4, bCatUst1.pri.v2, whole genome shotgun sequence:
- the LOC116995618 gene encoding zinc finger and SCAN domain-containing protein 2-like, with the protein MESAFSIFQSPGRSDAAAGCPGDCVLEDNEEEKGFPEDLKQEELSQVHGAQSPERGTACDDSPHEKRDSRKVVLGTNDQKLHCKEKPFKCPECGKGFKGHCRLLTHLQIHAREKVFVCAECGKRFSRKANLVAHQRVHTGESLHKCKECEKTFSRASSLLAHHKTHLKKKTFSCTICRKNFGGNAALLQHQRVHTNEKPCRHSDRGNSFSVSSNFIRHQHLRERAGEHTADANQPEFTSLHQKEERQCGPEASEMDHWNLVSEELKKMRENMDMLLLNQQSQLQVLQEIQKQLNTLLPGNALLNSNVYSLGLLLGQQMAAAASISCPLLNPSSLLSCEGASALSLSPASGALAASQLPASQDPVASAARSALCCECVHCKHV; encoded by the exons ATGGAGTCCGCgttttccattttccagagCCCCGGGAGGAGTGATGCTGCTGCGGGGTGTCCAG GGGACTGCGTTTTGGAGGACAATGAGGAGGAGAAAGGCTTCCCTGAAGACCTGAAGCAAGAGGAACTGTCTCAGGTACatggagcccagagccctgagagGGGGACAGCCTGTGATGATTCCCCTCATGAAAAAAGAGACTCCAGGAAAGTCGTCCTGGGCACCAATGACCAGAAACTGCACTGCAAGGAGAAACCCTTCAAGTGTCCAGAATGTGGAAAGGGCTTCAAGGGGCACTGCAGGCTCCTGACCCACCTGCAAATCCATGCAAGAGAAaaggtgtttgtgtgtgcagaaTGTGGGAAGAGATTCAGCAGGAAGGCCAACCTGGTGGCTCACCAGAGAGTCCATACAGGGGAGAGCCTCCACAAGTGCAAGGAATGTGAGAAAACCTTCAGCCGTGCCTCGAGCCTCCTTGCTCACCACAAAACgcatctgaagaaaaaaaccttctcCTGCACAATCTGCAGAAAGAACTTTGGTGGgaatgcagctctgctgcagcatcagaGAGTCCATACAAATGAGAAACCCTGTAGGCATTCAGATCGTGGAAATAGCTTCAGTGTGAGCTCAAACTTCATCAGACACCAACATCTGAGAGAGAGAGCCGGTGAACACACAGCAG ATGCAAACCAACCTGAATTTACATCTCTGCATCAGAAAGAAGAGCGACAGTGTGGTCCAGAGGCAAGTGAGATGGATCACTGGAATCTTGTTTCTGAAGAGT TgaagaaaatgagggaaaatatGGATATGCTTCTCCTGAATCAACAAAGTCAGCTGCAGGTGCTTCAGGAAATTCAGAAGCAACTGAATACTCTGCTCCCAGGCAATGCTCTCCTGAATTCCAATGTTTATAGCTTAGGACTCCTGCTAGGACAGCAGatggctgctgcagcatccaTTTCTTGTCCCCTTCTTAATCCCAGCAGTCTCCTGTCCTGTGAAGGTGCCAGTGCTTTATCCCTTTCACCTGCCTCTGGAGCTCTGGCTGCATCTCAGCTCCCAGCCTCTCAAGACCCTGTGGCTTCTGCAGCTCGCTCAGCATTGTGCTGTGAATGTGTCCACTGTAAACATGTGTGA